The Acinonyx jubatus isolate Ajub_Pintada_27869175 chromosome D1, VMU_Ajub_asm_v1.0, whole genome shotgun sequence genome includes a window with the following:
- the LOC128311847 gene encoding olfactomedin-4-like isoform X1 translates to MQSSLALLITILLLPLALPGQPQSLREESTPSSVNCSQTQSVHELVPGSMGKDGLCHCVVHLANDLIPLKKLEQLQSTAQELMDKYDQELLRVANASLILKLLADSDQHDLCALRQEVDSLKDQLRECEREKQEVASGHSGPPLPPGSCDHGGLQKVSRPFVVQLNWRGFAHKAGTWGRDSAPNPDSSLYWVAPMTTDNRYFDYYQMYKSYDDLVLMKNYEKRSFGYGDGSGNTVYKNFMYFNYYGTRDIAKLNLSSNTLVLRRPLPSATYNNRFSYVGVPWKDLDFAGDEKGLWVLYATEESKGNLVVSRLNTSTLEVEKTWQTNQYKPAMSGAFMACGVLYALRPRSTHQEEIFYAFDTNTGRERHLSILLDKMLETLHGINYSPLDHKLYVYNDGYLINYDLSFQMLKHKPSKLPAEKFSWFPIAPKPVKPNKTSSP, encoded by the exons ATGCAGTCTTCCTTGGCTCTCCTGATAACCATCCTACTGCTGCCTCTGGCACTCCCAGGGCAACCTCAG AGCCTCAGAGAAGAGTCTACTCCCAGTTCTGTAAACTGCAGCCAGACCCAGTCAGTGCATGAG CTGGTGCCAGGCTCTATGGGTAAGGATGGCCTGTGCCATTGTGTGGTTCACCTGGCCAATGACCTCATTCCCCTGAAGAAGCTGGAGCAGCTACAGAGTACAGCCCAGGAGCTCATGGACAAGTATGATCAGGAGCTCTTGAGG GTAGCTAATGCCAGCCTCATACTCAAGCTTCTGGCTGACTCAGACCAGCACGATCTCTGTGCTCTTCGTCAGGAGGTGGATAGTCTCAAGGACCAGCtaagagagtgtgagagggagaagCAAGAAGTGGCCTCTGGACACTCTGGTCCACCCCTGCCCCCCG GCTCTTGTGACCATGGAGGCCTCCAGAAAGTCAGCAGACCCTTTGTGGTGCAACTCAATTGGAGAGGCTTTGCACACAAGGCAGGTACCTGGGGTCGAGACTCAGCACCCAATCCAGACTCTTCCCTCTACTGGGTGGCCCCTATGACTACAGACAACAG GTACTTTGACTACTACCAGATGTACAAGTCCTATGATGACCTGGTATTGATGAAGAACTATGAGAAGAGGTCATTTGGCTATGGTGATGGCAGTGGTAACACCGTGTACAAAAACTTCATGTACTTCAACTACTATGGCACACGTGACATTGCCAAGCTGAATCTTTCCTCCAACACCCTGGTGCTACGACGCCCATTGCCCAGTGCCACCTACAACAACCGCTTCTCTTATGTTGGTGTGCCCTGGAAAGACTTAGATTTTGCTGGTGATGAGAAGGGACTGTGGGTGCTCTATGCCACCGAGGAGAGCAAGGGAAACCTGGTTGTAAGCCGCCTCAATACCAGCACCTTAGAAGTGGAGAAAACCTGGCAAACCAACCAGTACAAGCCAGCCATGTCAGGAGCCTTCATGGCCTGTGGAGTGCTGTATGCCCTACGCCCACGGAGCACCCACCAGGAAGAGATCTTCTATGCTTTTGATACCAACACTGGGCGGGAGCGCCATCTCAGCATCCTGCTGGACAAGATGCTGGAAACACTGCATGGTATCAATTACTCCCCCTTGGATCACAAGCTCTATGTCTACAATGATGGCTATCTGATCAATTATGATCTCAGCTTCCAGATGCTGAAGCATAAGCCATCAAAACTGCCAGCTGAAAAGTTCTCTTGGTTTCCTATTGCACCAAAGCCTGTCAAACCCAACAAAACATCTAGTCCCTGA
- the LOC128311847 gene encoding olfactomedin-4-like isoform X2, which produces MQSSLALLITILLLPLALPGQPQLVPGSMGKDGLCHCVVHLANDLIPLKKLEQLQSTAQELMDKYDQELLRVANASLILKLLADSDQHDLCALRQEVDSLKDQLRECEREKQEVASGHSGPPLPPGSCDHGGLQKVSRPFVVQLNWRGFAHKAGTWGRDSAPNPDSSLYWVAPMTTDNRYFDYYQMYKSYDDLVLMKNYEKRSFGYGDGSGNTVYKNFMYFNYYGTRDIAKLNLSSNTLVLRRPLPSATYNNRFSYVGVPWKDLDFAGDEKGLWVLYATEESKGNLVVSRLNTSTLEVEKTWQTNQYKPAMSGAFMACGVLYALRPRSTHQEEIFYAFDTNTGRERHLSILLDKMLETLHGINYSPLDHKLYVYNDGYLINYDLSFQMLKHKPSKLPAEKFSWFPIAPKPVKPNKTSSP; this is translated from the exons ATGCAGTCTTCCTTGGCTCTCCTGATAACCATCCTACTGCTGCCTCTGGCACTCCCAGGGCAACCTCAG CTGGTGCCAGGCTCTATGGGTAAGGATGGCCTGTGCCATTGTGTGGTTCACCTGGCCAATGACCTCATTCCCCTGAAGAAGCTGGAGCAGCTACAGAGTACAGCCCAGGAGCTCATGGACAAGTATGATCAGGAGCTCTTGAGG GTAGCTAATGCCAGCCTCATACTCAAGCTTCTGGCTGACTCAGACCAGCACGATCTCTGTGCTCTTCGTCAGGAGGTGGATAGTCTCAAGGACCAGCtaagagagtgtgagagggagaagCAAGAAGTGGCCTCTGGACACTCTGGTCCACCCCTGCCCCCCG GCTCTTGTGACCATGGAGGCCTCCAGAAAGTCAGCAGACCCTTTGTGGTGCAACTCAATTGGAGAGGCTTTGCACACAAGGCAGGTACCTGGGGTCGAGACTCAGCACCCAATCCAGACTCTTCCCTCTACTGGGTGGCCCCTATGACTACAGACAACAG GTACTTTGACTACTACCAGATGTACAAGTCCTATGATGACCTGGTATTGATGAAGAACTATGAGAAGAGGTCATTTGGCTATGGTGATGGCAGTGGTAACACCGTGTACAAAAACTTCATGTACTTCAACTACTATGGCACACGTGACATTGCCAAGCTGAATCTTTCCTCCAACACCCTGGTGCTACGACGCCCATTGCCCAGTGCCACCTACAACAACCGCTTCTCTTATGTTGGTGTGCCCTGGAAAGACTTAGATTTTGCTGGTGATGAGAAGGGACTGTGGGTGCTCTATGCCACCGAGGAGAGCAAGGGAAACCTGGTTGTAAGCCGCCTCAATACCAGCACCTTAGAAGTGGAGAAAACCTGGCAAACCAACCAGTACAAGCCAGCCATGTCAGGAGCCTTCATGGCCTGTGGAGTGCTGTATGCCCTACGCCCACGGAGCACCCACCAGGAAGAGATCTTCTATGCTTTTGATACCAACACTGGGCGGGAGCGCCATCTCAGCATCCTGCTGGACAAGATGCTGGAAACACTGCATGGTATCAATTACTCCCCCTTGGATCACAAGCTCTATGTCTACAATGATGGCTATCTGATCAATTATGATCTCAGCTTCCAGATGCTGAAGCATAAGCCATCAAAACTGCCAGCTGAAAAGTTCTCTTGGTTTCCTATTGCACCAAAGCCTGTCAAACCCAACAAAACATCTAGTCCCTGA